TCATACACGGTCAGCTTGGCACCACGATACGGCGCATTGCTGCTGCCGGATTTCGGCACGCCGCCATTGTCGCTGAAGAACAGGACCAGCGTGTTGTCGGCATCCGCCCGGCCTTCGACTTCGGCCAGGATCTTGCCAATCGCCTGGTCCATGCAATCCACCATGGCCGCATAGGCGCGCCGGTCCTTCATTTTAAGCTGCGGATATTTTCTCATATCCGCCTCCTTCGCCTGGAAAGGCGAATGCGGCGCATTGAACGGCACATAGAGCAGCCACGGTTTGCCTTCCGGAGATCCCCGAATAAAACGCACGGCCTCCGCACCGATGAGGTCCGTGGAGTAACCTTGCTCCTTCACACTCGCCCGGTCATGATGCCAGTCGGTCTCGCCGTCCCGCTCATGAGTGAAGTAGTCAATCGCCCCATTGTAGCAGCCGACAAAACGGGTGAAGCCCTGCGCCAGCGGATGATGATCCGGCGTGGCATGGCCCAGGTGCCACTTGCCCGCCGCCCCGCGACGCTCATAACCTGCCTGCGCCAGCAGCTCCGGCAGGGTGTTTTCCTCCTGCGGCAGGCCGTAGGTGGACCATGGGGGCACCACCGCCCGCATCATGCCGAAGCGCGCCGGCCAACGCCCGGTCATCAGCCCGGCACGCGTAGGCGAGCACATGGGGCAGGCACGGAAGTCGCCCAGCGTGACACCCGTCGCCGCCAGCCGGTCCAGGTTCGGCGTGGCGAAGACCTCGCCACCATTAAAACCCACGTCCGCATGCCCCAGGTCATCCGCAAGGATGATGAGGACATTTGGCGGCGCTGAAAACAGAGACGGACTAACAAACGATGCAACTAACGCCATCAGGATCAAAAACTGTTTCATATAAGTCTCCATGTTATTGTTCAGCGTCGCTCCACCCGGATGTCATCCAGTTCGATGCCTTCGGCACCGCCGTTTTGCATCCACAGCAGCTTGCGTTTGGCCGCGTTAAAATTGGCCCTCTTCAGCGCCTTCTTCCACAGCCCGTCATCCAGCGTGATATCCACCGTATCCTGGCGGAAGGCCAGTTTCAGCGTGTGCCATTCATTCTTGCCCAGGTCCGCCTTTTCCAGGGGGAGATGTTCGTTCAGCCTGTAGGCCCCGCTTACTTTGTCAGCAGGTCTGCCGGCTTTTTGCCGCATGGGATGGTCCGGGTCCAGAGTATGCGCATCCACCTGGAGCTGGACGCCGTTTCTCAGCAGCTTCACTCGGAGCATGTGGTCCACACTGCCAAAGCCGTCATCGCCATCCACAAAGAACCATATCCAGCCGCCTCCGCCCAGGTGCCGGTAGCGGAAGGAGATGTCCATGTCCGTTCCTTCCACCGGCAGGTACACCATGGGCGGATATTTTCCACCACTACTCCCGTGCGTCCACAGCATGCCGTCACGCAGCTCCGTGTTTTTGTTTGGAACGGGCGTGGTGAAGCGCTTCGCATCCTGCTCTTTTTCAAAGTCCAGGTGCAGGGTTTCCGGCTCAGCCGCAGCAACCGTCCAGGCGGCGGCCAAAAGCCCGCCGCACCCCATTAAAATCCGCCTCATGGTCATTCGCATCGTTTGTTAGAATTCCCAAGATTGCATCTTGCCGTCTTTCCCGCGCATTTGCAGGGAGAGTATCTCCACATTCCCCACCGCGCCCGGCATGATCCGCACATGGATCATCCGTCCGACCACCGGCAGATCCACCGTCACCTCCTGGAAGCTGTCTCCGCCTGCATGGTCAAAGCTGACCGTGTTTTCCTTCAGGAAATCCTTTTGCTCATGCGTCCTCCAGGAGAAGGAACCCTGCCCGCCTTTCTGGCTGCGAATCTTCAGCGTCACGCTCACCGGGCCGGCCAGGTTGCGGATGTCGGCATTCGCCAGGAAAGGGCGCGCGCCTTTGCCGGCCTTGGCATCCACTGTCAGCAGCAGCGCCTTGTCCTTCACGCTCAGGCTGCCATTGCGTGCCAGCCAGCCCTGGATGCCCACGGCGGCCTTGGACGCTCCAGCCGGATTCAGAGGAACGGTTTTGCCCTCCAGGTAATGATCAAAATAATCATGCCAGACCTGCGCCATCGGCCCCAGAGCAAGGCCGGGCGGGTTCAGTTCATCGCACCAGGTTTTTAATTGGGTGCGCAGCCGCGCAGCCACTTCAGGATGCTGGTCCGCCACGTTGTTTTTTTCCTCCAGGTCCGTGCCCAAGTTATAGAGATACTCCCGGTCACCGCCGCGCAGCAGCTTCCAGTTGCCCTCGCGGATCGCGCTCTGAGCCATCCACCGCCACATCAGCGCCGCATGCGGAGGCTCCTTCACGTCTCCTTTTAAAAAGGGCAGCAGATTGACTCCGTCCAGATCCCCCGGCTTCGTTTCGATGCCCGCCTGCGCCGCCGCCGTGGCTGCGACATCCAGCGCGCTGATGGGATGGTCAAACTCCTGCCCGCCTGGAACGGTGCCCGGCCAGGCGATGACAAAGGGCACATGCATGCCGCCTTCGGACAGCATGCCTTTCTCGCCATTCAGCGGTGTGTTCAGGCTGCCGTCCCAGCCGCCTGGATCGCCCTTGAGGGGTGAGTCCACCTTGTGGATTTTCAGCGGTGCGCCGTTGTCACCGATGAAAAAGATCAGCGTCTTTTCCGTCAGGCCGTGCTTCTTCAGCGTCTCCGTGATCAATCCCACGCCGTCATCCACAGCGGAGATCATCGCCAGCGCCTGCCGCCGCCGTTCCGGCATTTCACCCGGAAAGCGGTCCGTGTATTTCTTCGGCGCGTCCAGCGGCGTGTGGGGTGCACGATAGGCCACATACAGGAAAAACGGCTCCGCTTTGTACCTCTCGATCACGCCCGCCGCCGCCTGGCTGCAGGCATCCAGGTGATACATCTCCGCCGGAAAATTTCCCAGGGGCACATCCGTCCCTTCCGCCGTGATGTTGGCGCTGAAGGGTCTTTGCGCATGCTGGGAAAACACGTGCTTGAAGCCATGCTTGGAGATTTCCTCCTGTGGTCCCAGATGCCATTTGCCAAACTGCGCGGTCACATAACCTGCTTTTTGCAGCCGCGTCGCGATGGTCGTCTCCTTGTTAAATCCATCCAGCTCGGACTGATTGGAATCCAGGTTGAAGCGACCCTGGAACTTCCCTGTCATCAGTCCGCCGCGCGAGGGCACACACTGCGGAGCGGTGCTGTAACCATGCCTGGCCAGCACGCCGCTGCGCGCCAGCGCATCCAGGTGCGGGGTGCGGATGTCCTTCAGCACGCCCTGGATGCCCAGGTCCGCATAACCATGGTCATCCGTATAAAACAAAATGATGTTAGGCCGGTCAGCCGCCCGCAGGCCGCTCACTGCACAAACCACCGCCGCAAACAGCATTAAAATCTTCATCGTTCAGTCCTCTCAATAAAAGTTGATCAGCCTTTGGGTTTGGCATGCCACAGGTTCACGTTTTTAAACTGCGCGCCCTGCCCTTTCACGATCAGCGCCACGATGCCCTTGGCATCCTTGAAGCGCTCATGGGTCCCCTCCACCACATGGCCGTCCACCTGTGCGCGGTAGCGGTCGCCAATGATCTCCACGGTCAGATCATGCCAGGCCTCCGGGTCCACCGGGGTCTTGATCTCCTTCAGCTTCACCGCCTTCGTCGTCTTGGCGATGCCGGACATCCTCTGGATCCAGATGCCGTCCTTGCTGATGAAGGTGCGCCCGAGGTGATGGTTGGGCGCGATCGTGTCCCGGCAGCCAAAGGCCACATGCTCAGCCTTCCCCAGGCGGAACTGCGCGGTGAGGATCATGTCCATGGCCTCCAGCCGCCAGGTGCAGGAGGAAGCGTGGTGATCCGCCTCCAGCTCATCCCCGTGCATCACGCCGTCCTTCACCGTCCATTCACCGATGGCCGCCTGCCATCCATTGATCACGCCCTTGCGCGTCGGTGGCGCCGGCTGGTCGAAAGGGGTCGCGACGATGAGCTTTGTCGCCTCTCCGATGACCGTGCCCTTGGGTGGTGACTGGGAAAAGGCGGCTGCAGCGGCCAAACAAATGATACTGGTGATTAATGATTTCATGATATTTTGTTTTATTCGGCCAGTGACTTCCATTCAGCCAGGTCTTCATTGCTTCCGCTGACCTGCCCAGGCTTGGGCGGCAGCGGTCCTGGCAGGCGCAGCACCGGATGGATGTGCGGCTGGAAAGACTGGTCAAATTCCTGCGCCTTCTTCAGCAGCCGGGCCACGATCTCAGGATGCTTCGCGGCCACATCCACCTGCTCCCCAGGGTCCGCCGTCAGGTTATACAAGGCGGCTTCCGGCCAGAGGCGGTGCTGGCGCTCGAACAAGCCCGGCTGATGCTCAAACCACAGGCTGGCCACGCGCATCTCAGGCAGTTTTGAAACGGGCAGGATCAGCTTCCACTCCCCTTCCCTCACGGCCTGGAGCTGCACACCGAAGTAATGTGGGATGAGCCGGTCCTGCGCTTTTCCTTTGGCTTCACCTTTGAGCAGCGCGCTGATGTCCATGCCGTCCAGCTTCACTGCCGGGTCAGGCTTCACGCCGGCCAGGGCCGCGAGGGTGGGGAAAAAATCCAGGGTCGAGCATGGGGCCGTTTCCACTCTGCCTGCAGGAATTGTCTTGGGCCACCAGGCGATGAAGGGCACGCGCACGCCGCCTTCCCAAGTGGTGCCTTTGCCCATTTTCAGCGGCTCATTGCTGCCGCCGTTGCTGCGTCCGGGGAAGCGCTCGGCCTTGGCTTTTGCCTTGCCCTTGGCGACACCTTTTTTGCCCATGGAGGCTCCGTTGTCGGAAGTGAAAAGGACCAACGTCTTTTCTGCAATCCCCAGTTCCGCCAGGAGGTCCACGATGCGGCCCGTGCTCGCATCCAGCTCCTGGATGCAGTCGCCATACACGCCGTCTTTTGAAGTGCCCTCAAAGACGGGGGAGGCATACTGCGGGATGTGCGGCATCGTGTGCGGCAGATAGAGGAAGAAGGGCTTCTCCCGCTGCCTGCGGATGAAGTCCAGCGCCCGCTGCGTGTACTTTTCCGTCAGCAGGGCCTGGTCCACCGGTGCTTCCACGATGCGGTCGCCGTCCCGCAGGGTCAGCGGCTCGAAGTCACTCAACTGGAAGAAGGCTTTCCCGGCTGTCCACTCCTCGGAGTCATTGGAATGGCGGAGGCCGAAGACCTCGTCAAAGCCCTGCTGCTGGGGCCGAAGTTCACGCCGCCAGCCGAGGTGCCATTTGCCAATGAGTGCTGTTGCGTAACCTGCCGGTTTCAGCATCTCCGCCAGCGTCACCTCCTCCGGCGGCAGACCGGTGTGCTCGGTGGGGAAAAGCACATACGGCACGCCGCAGCGGGCAGGCAGCCGCCCGGTCAGCAGCGCTGCGCGAGATGGGCTGCAAAAGGGCGATGCCACATAAAAATCCGTGAAGCGCACGCCCTCCTGCGCCAGGCGGTCCAGCCGGGGCGTGGAGATGACCTTGGACCCGTAACAGCTCAGATCGCCATAGCCCAGGTCATCCGCGTTGATCAATATGATGTTAGGCCGCTCCACCGCCGCCTGGAGAGGCAGCAGCGCACAGGCCGCGAAGCAAAGGGTGGAGAGTGCTTTCATCACAGGGGGGGCGCTTACGGTCACTTGTCGCCATATCGCGGAGCCGTCCAGCCTTTGGGCAGCTTGCCCTGCGGCTTCACGCCATAGGCATCCGCCGGGATGGAGTGGTCCTTGGCCGTCTGCAGGGGCAGGTCATCCGGCAGGTGCTTGATCTTGAAATCCTTGTATTGAATCTTCATGGCCGGGCCGACATGCACCTGCACGGCCAGCACGCCTTCCAGCGAGCGGCCTTTTTCATCCAGGTCAATCAGATCGGCGGTTTGATGGCCGTCAATCCAGTGCTGGTAATGGTTGCCGCGCACCAGCACGCGGTACTCATGCCATTCATCGGGAGCGAATTCCTTCACCGGCATCTTGCCCACCACCCAAGGTTCGCCAGAGGTGTCCACGATCACTTTTTCACCGGTATGCGAGAGGATGCGGCGGCCTTTTTCCTCATACAGCATGCCGTTGTAGTCCGGGTTGTTCGCCACAATGTCGCACTGGTAACCGGTCACCACATCCAGGCCCAGGTCCGGGCGCGAGGTGCCGCGATATTGCAGACCGCTGTTGCCCCCGGCGGTGACTTTAACCTGCACCCGCAGGTCAAAGTTGCGCACGGTGGAGCCGGTCCAGGTGATGAAACGGTTCATCTTCAGCGAGCCGTCCGTGACGCCGGTCAGGGCGCCGTCTTCAAAGGACCAGTACTGATCGTCACCGCTCCAGCCGCGCAGGTTTTTGCCGTTGAGCAGATTCACAAAACCGTCCGGGCCGGGCTTCTCCGTCACGGCTGCGGAAGCCACCGGATGCGGCGGGGTGGATGCGGTGAACGGGCCTTTCCTTGGCCCCAGCGGACCGCCGAGTTTGGCCACCACCTGCTTGGTGCGCTCACGCATTTCCTTCAGCGTCGTGGCGTGCTGCGGATCTTCCGCCAGGTTCACCAGCTCATCCGGGTCCTTCTTCAGATCATAGAGGAACTCATAGTTATCGTGGTCAAAGTAGCAGGCATATTTGTATTGCTCAGTGCGCAGGCCCTCATAGGGCGGGATGCGGTTGCGCACGGCAAAGTGCTCATGAAAGGTCTCCGTGCGCCAGTCCGCCGGTTTTTCACCGGCCACCAGCGGCTTCAGGCTGCGTCCCTGGTAGCGCTCCGGCACCGGCACGCCGGCCCAGTCCAGAAAGGTGGCGGGCAGGTCCAGGTTCAGCGCCATGGCCTCGCTCACCTTGCCCTGCTTCTCTTTGGGTGCGCGCAGGTCGGCCACGATGAGCGGCACGCGCAAGGATTCTTCAAAGTGCGACCACTTGCCTGCCAGGCCGCGATTGGCCATGTGATAACCATTGTCAGCGGAGTAAACGACGATCGTGTTTTCCGCCAGGCCGGCCTCTTCCAGCGCCTTCATGAACCGGCCGATCTCGTTGTCAATGCCGCTCACCATGCGCAGATACGCACGCATGTTG
The Prosthecobacter sp. SYSU 5D2 DNA segment above includes these coding regions:
- a CDS encoding sulfatase-like hydrolase/transferase codes for the protein MKILMLFAAVVCAVSGLRAADRPNIILFYTDDHGYADLGIQGVLKDIRTPHLDALARSGVLARHGYSTAPQCVPSRGGLMTGKFQGRFNLDSNQSELDGFNKETTIATRLQKAGYVTAQFGKWHLGPQEEISKHGFKHVFSQHAQRPFSANITAEGTDVPLGNFPAEMYHLDACSQAAAGVIERYKAEPFFLYVAYRAPHTPLDAPKKYTDRFPGEMPERRRQALAMISAVDDGVGLITETLKKHGLTEKTLIFFIGDNGAPLKIHKVDSPLKGDPGGWDGSLNTPLNGEKGMLSEGGMHVPFVIAWPGTVPGGQEFDHPISALDVAATAAAQAGIETKPGDLDGVNLLPFLKGDVKEPPHAALMWRWMAQSAIREGNWKLLRGGDREYLYNLGTDLEEKNNVADQHPEVAARLRTQLKTWCDELNPPGLALGPMAQVWHDYFDHYLEGKTVPLNPAGASKAAVGIQGWLARNGSLSVKDKALLLTVDAKAGKGARPFLANADIRNLAGPVSVTLKIRSQKGGQGSFSWRTHEQKDFLKENTVSFDHAGGDSFQEVTVDLPVVGRMIHVRIMPGAVGNVEILSLQMRGKDGKMQSWEF
- a CDS encoding sulfatase; translation: MKALSTLCFAACALLPLQAAVERPNIILINADDLGYGDLSCYGSKVISTPRLDRLAQEGVRFTDFYVASPFCSPSRAALLTGRLPARCGVPYVLFPTEHTGLPPEEVTLAEMLKPAGYATALIGKWHLGWRRELRPQQQGFDEVFGLRHSNDSEEWTAGKAFFQLSDFEPLTLRDGDRIVEAPVDQALLTEKYTQRALDFIRRQREKPFFLYLPHTMPHIPQYASPVFEGTSKDGVYGDCIQELDASTGRIVDLLAELGIAEKTLVLFTSDNGASMGKKGVAKGKAKAKAERFPGRSNGGSNEPLKMGKGTTWEGGVRVPFIAWWPKTIPAGRVETAPCSTLDFFPTLAALAGVKPDPAVKLDGMDISALLKGEAKGKAQDRLIPHYFGVQLQAVREGEWKLILPVSKLPEMRVASLWFEHQPGLFERQHRLWPEAALYNLTADPGEQVDVAAKHPEIVARLLKKAQEFDQSFQPHIHPVLRLPGPLPPKPGQVSGSNEDLAEWKSLAE
- a CDS encoding family 16 glycoside hydrolase gives rise to the protein MKSLITSIICLAAAAAFSQSPPKGTVIGEATKLIVATPFDQPAPPTRKGVINGWQAAIGEWTVKDGVMHGDELEADHHASSCTWRLEAMDMILTAQFRLGKAEHVAFGCRDTIAPNHHLGRTFISKDGIWIQRMSGIAKTTKAVKLKEIKTPVDPEAWHDLTVEIIGDRYRAQVDGHVVEGTHERFKDAKGIVALIVKGQGAQFKNVNLWHAKPKG
- a CDS encoding sulfatase-like hydrolase/transferase, whose protein sequence is MKQFLILMALVASFVSPSLFSAPPNVLIILADDLGHADVGFNGGEVFATPNLDRLAATGVTLGDFRACPMCSPTRAGLMTGRWPARFGMMRAVVPPWSTYGLPQEENTLPELLAQAGYERRGAAGKWHLGHATPDHHPLAQGFTRFVGCYNGAIDYFTHERDGETDWHHDRASVKEQGYSTDLIGAEAVRFIRGSPEGKPWLLYVPFNAPHSPFQAKEADMRKYPQLKMKDRRAYAAMVDCMDQAIGKILAEVEGRADADNTLVLFFSDNGGVPKSGSSNAPYRGAKLTVYEGGTRVCAAIRWPAGGVKGGGRYEGRVGYIDVLPTVLAAAGAKLPENLDGVDFLPALRGAGTLPERPWFSYMHQNEEALASVHLGSWKLVAKGDFFAESPSDKPALELYDLAEDVKESQDVAAKHPEKVAELHQRLREFGTWQRPGVAPYTEGREGFVAPKDWNIQ
- a CDS encoding sulfatase-like hydrolase/transferase, which codes for MKPVLLLAALACAFTHLVQAAQPNIVFFFTDDQTSSSLGCYGHPIAKTPNIDSLADRGVRFQNAFVSQSICWVSRSTILTGLTGRSYGTPEDPEQPRPEVSKSLYTDILRENGYRTGHYGKWHTKLAKGDKPARHFDEFEDIGRNPFYKKQPDGSMRHETELIIDRGIEFVKNQPKDKPFALNLWFNACHAEDSDRRPGIGHFAWPSSANGMYEDMEMYAPRLNDPAIFEKLPDFFKTSITRERYFWRWNTEEKYQTNMRAYLRMVSGIDNEIGRFMKALEEAGLAENTIVVYSADNGYHMANRGLAGKWSHFEESLRVPLIVADLRAPKEKQGKVSEAMALNLDLPATFLDWAGVPVPERYQGRSLKPLVAGEKPADWRTETFHEHFAVRNRIPPYEGLRTEQYKYACYFDHDNYEFLYDLKKDPDELVNLAEDPQHATTLKEMRERTKQVVAKLGGPLGPRKGPFTASTPPHPVASAAVTEKPGPDGFVNLLNGKNLRGWSGDDQYWSFEDGALTGVTDGSLKMNRFITWTGSTVRNFDLRVQVKVTAGGNSGLQYRGTSRPDLGLDVVTGYQCDIVANNPDYNGMLYEEKGRRILSHTGEKVIVDTSGEPWVVGKMPVKEFAPDEWHEYRVLVRGNHYQHWIDGHQTADLIDLDEKGRSLEGVLAVQVHVGPAMKIQYKDFKIKHLPDDLPLQTAKDHSIPADAYGVKPQGKLPKGWTAPRYGDK